GTATGACGAACTCCAGGACCAAAATTATTAAACCAAACCGGGATTGAGGGTAAACCATAATGTATGAAATTCTGGAAAAGAAGGTGTGGCAGGAAGAGAAGCCGAGAATTACGGAGTTCAAGGTCAATGCGCCGGAGATTGCCCGCGCTCACCAAGCGGGCCAGTTTGTGATCCTCATTGTCGACGAGAACGGAGAGCGGATTCCCCTGACCATTGCCGACAAGGACGCGGAAAAAGGGACCATCAATATTCTCTTTCAGGAGGTGGGGAAGTCTACGATCTGTCTGGGCAAGCTGGAAGTGGGAGAGAAGATCCATCACGTTACGGGGCCGTTGGGTAAACCGACCCATGTGGAGAAGTTCGGTACCGTTGTCTGTGTCGGTGGAGGGATCGGAATCGCTCCGGTCCATCCCATTGCCAAGGCGATGAAGGATGCCGGCAACAAGGTGATTTCCATTCTCGGATCTCGATCAAAGGACCTGCTGATCTATGAAGACAAGATGAATGCGGCCAGCAGTGAGGTCCGCGTGACTACGGATGACGGGACCTACGGCCGTCACGGTTTTGTGACCGATGAACTCAAGGCAATGATTGAAGAAGAAAAGATCCCCATCGATCTGGTGGTCGTGATTGGACCTCCGATCATGATGAAGTTCGTCTGCAAGGTGACGGAACCGCACAAGATCAAGACCTTTGCCAGCCTGAATACGATCATGGTAGACGGGACCGGGATGTGCGGTGCCTGCCGTGTGACCGTCGGGGGGAAGACCAAGTTTGTCTGTGTGGACGGACCGGAATTTGACGGGCATCAGGTCGATTTTGAAGAGATGATGATGCGCCAGAAACAGTATCTCACGGAAGAAAAAATCGCCGTGGAACGCTGTGGGAAAGGGGCCTGCCATCAGGGTTGAAAGATCCGTGTTGACGGCTTTCGCTGAAAGTCCGTCTGTCGCGGTCATCCGGCATTCTGCTTAAAACCATCAACATAAGTTCTGGAGAGGATTCATAAGAATGAGTGATGAGAAACAGCTAAAAGGGGCCTCAAAGGCGAAACCGAAGAGACCGAAAATCCCCCGTCAGGCAATGCCGGAACAGGATCCGCATGTCCGGGCGAAAAACTTTGATTCCGTTACGCTGGGGTATACCGATGAACAGGCGATAGCGGAAGCCACGCGGTGTCTTCAGTGCAAGAAACCCTTCTGCATACAGGGGTGTCCTGTTTCAATCAACATCCCCGGTTTTATTCAGGCAATCAAGGACCGTGATTATGCAAAGGCGGTCCAGGTCATCAAGGAGACAAATCTTCTGCCGGCGGTCTGCGGACGAGTCTGTCCACAGGAAGAGCAGTGCGAGAACAGATGTATCCTGGGTAAAAAACAAGAGCCTGTTGCGATCGGCCGATTGGAGCGTTTTGTGGCGGATTATGAAGCCGCTCACGGTGAATCGCCGTTGCCGGAGCTTCCGTCGAAGACGGGAAAGAAGGTTGCCGTGGTCGGTGCCGGTCCGGGGGGGTTGACGGTTGCAGGCGATCTGATCCGTAAAGGACATGATGTGACCGTCTTCGAGGCCCTCCACAAGGCGGGCGGTGTTCTGGTGTATGGAATCCCGGAATTCCGGCTGCCCAAGGCGATCGTGGAACGGGAAGTCGATTATCTGAAAAAGCTTGGCGTTGTTTTCAAAATGAACCATGTGATCGGGAAGATCCGGACCATCGATCAATTGATGAAGGAAGACGGGTTTGATGCTGTTTTTATCGGGAGCGGCGCCGGTCTGCCCTGGTTCATGGATATTCCCGGTGAGAACTTGAATGGAGTTTTCTCCGCGAATGAATACCTGACCCGGAACAATCTGATGAAAGCCTTTGATTTTCCGAACTATGATACCCCGATCAAACGGTTTAAGAATGTTGCCGTGATCGGTGGTGGGAATGTGGCCATGGATTCCGTTCGGACGGCTCTTCGACTGGGAGCCGACAATGCCTACATTGTTTATCGACGAGGACGGGAAGAGATGCCGGCCCGGAAAGAGGAAGTGGATCATGCCGAGCATGAAGGGGTGCAGTTTAAGAACCTGACAGCCCCCGTGCGGATCCTCGGGAATGAAGACGGTTGGGTGACGGGCCTGGAATGCCTTAAAATGGAATTAGGTGAACCGGACGCCTCTGGACGGCGCCGTCCGATCCCGATCGAGGGCTCGGAATTTGTTCTGGATATGGATGCCGTAATCATTGCGATCGGGACCAGTGCCAATCCTCTGATCGGCCAGACCACGCCGGATCTGAAACTGAGCCGTCGAGGTTACATTGAGGTCGAAAATGAGACTACCGGCCGCAGCAGCAAGAAAGGGGTTTTCGCCGGAGGAGACATCGTAACCGGTGCGGCAACCGTGATCCTGGCGATGGGAGCGGGACGAAATGCCGCCAATGCCATTCAGCAATACCTGGAGACGGGTGAATGGTGGACGCCGAACGGCGACGGCGAAAAGTAGCTGTTTCTTAAAATAAGATGTAAAAAAGGCCGATGAGAGGTTTCTCATCGGCCTTTTCCTTTTAATTTCCTTCCGAAACCTTTTGCAGGTTTCTGAAGGAAATTAAAAGGGCAAAATTACCTCCTGTTTTTTCATAAAGGCCATGATTTCGGCGGACTCCAGAACTTCCACGTCAATCATGAGATCTTCGACGGTTAATCCTCGTTCTGTGAGTGCGGTTTTGTCTACGATGATCCGTTCGACTCCATAGTCTTCCAGGACCCGAAAAGCACTGGAAAACGCCTTAGTTCCCAATTCCATTGTATCCTGCCCTTTTTTCAGCACATAGACTCCGTCATCCATCAAGACCAAGGTGATCGCTTGTTCATATGTACAGAAGATCAGGAGCGCCTCCAATCCTTCATGGGTATATATCGTTCCATGAGGCGCCTTCCTCATGAGAAAGGTTATTTTCTTCTTTTTGGACATCTGTGAATCACCCTTCCTTCCTAAAACACGTTATTTCAGCTGTAAGACTTCATATATCTGCATCATAAGATATTCGGAGCTTCCCTTCAAGTAAAAACTTGACAAAACAAATTGACAATAAGGGAAATATGCCGTTTCAATGCCCCTTTTTGTTCATTGCTGTAGTTGTGAAGTAAACCACTTAGAGGTTTTTTTTGTCGATTCCTTTTGCTGCAAGCTGTAAGCCGACGGAAACGGCTTCCATTAAACTGGAAGGGTCGGCTTTTCCTTGGCCTGAAATATCGAAGGCCGTTCCGTGATCCACGGAAGTTCGGATGATCGGCAGGCCCAGGGTCACGTTGACCCCCTTTTCAAAGGCGATCATTTTCAGGGGAATCAGTCCCTGATCGTGATACATGGAGACGATGGCATGGAAACGTCCGTGATAGGCCTGATGAAAGACCGTATCCGGAGGCAGCGGCCCTGTGACGTTGATTCCCTTTTTTTGGGACGCAATGACGGCGGGCAGAATAATCTTCTCTTCTTCCTCCCCGAAGAGGCCGTGTTCTCCAGCATGGGGGTTCAGCGCGGCGACGGCGATACGGGGGGAGGAAAAACCGAGGTCGAGCATTGCCTGATGAGCAAGTAGAATCTTCTTTTCAATATTCCCAGGCGTCAATGCATGGGGAACCTCCCTCAATGCGAGGTGGGTCGTGACAAGAATAACACGGATCGGTCCTCCCATGAGCATCATTGCGAATTGCGAGGTCCCCGTTTTCGCCGCGAGGAGTTCCGTGTGGCCGGCGAAGTTGAATCCTGCAAGATGGACCGCTTCCTTGTGGATCGGTGCTGTGACAATGGCATCTATATCTCCTTTCAGCGCAGCGTCTATGGCA
Above is a window of Deltaproteobacteria bacterium DNA encoding:
- the gltA gene encoding NADPH-dependent glutamate synthase, producing the protein MSDEKQLKGASKAKPKRPKIPRQAMPEQDPHVRAKNFDSVTLGYTDEQAIAEATRCLQCKKPFCIQGCPVSINIPGFIQAIKDRDYAKAVQVIKETNLLPAVCGRVCPQEEQCENRCILGKKQEPVAIGRLERFVADYEAAHGESPLPELPSKTGKKVAVVGAGPGGLTVAGDLIRKGHDVTVFEALHKAGGVLVYGIPEFRLPKAIVEREVDYLKKLGVVFKMNHVIGKIRTIDQLMKEDGFDAVFIGSGAGLPWFMDIPGENLNGVFSANEYLTRNNLMKAFDFPNYDTPIKRFKNVAVIGGGNVAMDSVRTALRLGADNAYIVYRRGREEMPARKEEVDHAEHEGVQFKNLTAPVRILGNEDGWVTGLECLKMELGEPDASGRRRPIPIEGSEFVLDMDAVIIAIGTSANPLIGQTTPDLKLSRRGYIEVENETTGRSSKKGVFAGGDIVTGAATVILAMGAGRNAANAIQQYLETGEWWTPNGDGEK
- a CDS encoding sulfide/dihydroorotate dehydrogenase-like FAD/NAD-binding protein, producing the protein MYEILEKKVWQEEKPRITEFKVNAPEIARAHQAGQFVILIVDENGERIPLTIADKDAEKGTINILFQEVGKSTICLGKLEVGEKIHHVTGPLGKPTHVEKFGTVVCVGGGIGIAPVHPIAKAMKDAGNKVISILGSRSKDLLIYEDKMNAASSEVRVTTDDGTYGRHGFVTDELKAMIEEEKIPIDLVVVIGPPIMMKFVCKVTEPHKIKTFASLNTIMVDGTGMCGACRVTVGGKTKFVCVDGPEFDGHQVDFEEMMMRQKQYLTEEKIAVERCGKGACHQG
- the tusC gene encoding sulfurtransferase complex subunit TusC, whose protein sequence is MSKKKKITFLMRKAPHGTIYTHEGLEALLIFCTYEQAITLVLMDDGVYVLKKGQDTMELGTKAFSSAFRVLEDYGVERIIVDKTALTERGLTVEDLMIDVEVLESAEIMAFMKKQEVILPF
- the pdxA gene encoding 4-hydroxythreonine-4-phosphate dehydrogenase PdxA — encoded protein: MKRLPVIGITMGDPAGIGPEIILALLNRRKEMEDFLPLVFGSAAVFDTLAEHLAIQSPFHVLSDIKEFSRRETNPCLLDFKNIAPADFAPGEVSAAAGRASIEYVLAAIDAALKGDIDAIVTAPIHKEAVHLAGFNFAGHTELLAAKTGTSQFAMMLMGGPIRVILVTTHLALREVPHALTPGNIEKKILLAHQAMLDLGFSSPRIAVAALNPHAGEHGLFGEEEEKIILPAVIASQKKGINVTGPLPPDTVFHQAYHGRFHAIVSMYHDQGLIPLKMIAFEKGVNVTLGLPIIRTSVDHGTAFDISGQGKADPSSLMEAVSVGLQLAAKGIDKKNL